One genomic region from Rattus norvegicus strain BN/NHsdMcwi chromosome 10, GRCr8, whole genome shotgun sequence encodes:
- the Myh1 gene encoding myosin, heavy polypeptide 1, skeletal muscle, adult has protein sequence MSSDAEMAVFGEAAPYLRKSEKERIEAQNKPFDAKSSVFVVDAKESFVKATVQSREGGKVTAKTEGGATVTVKDDQVFPMNPPKYDKIEDMAMMTHLHEPAVLYNLKERYAAWMIYTYSGLFCVTVNPYKWLPVYNAEVVAAYRGKKRQEAPPHIFSISDNAYQFMLTDRENQSILITGESGAGKTVNTKRVIQYFATIAVTGEKKKEEAPSGKMQGTLEDQIISANPLLEAFGNAKTVRNDNSSRFGKFIRIHFGTTGKLASADIETYLLEKSRVTFQLKAERSYHIFYQIMSNKKPDLIEMLLITTNPYDYAFVSQGEITVPSIDDQEELMATDSAIDILGFTSDERVSIYKLTGAVMHYGNMKFKQKQREEQAEPDGTEVADKAAYLQNLNSADLLKALCYPRVKVGNEYVTKGQTVQQVYNAVGALAKAVYEKMFLWMVTRINQQLDTKQPRQYFIGVLDIAGFEIFDFNSLEQLCINFTNEKLQQFFNHHMFVLEQEEYKKEGIEWEFIDFGMDLAACIELIEKPMGIFSILEEECMFPKATDTSFKNKLYEQHLGKSNNFQKPKPAKGKVEAHFSLVHYAGTVDYNIAGWLDKNKDPLNETVVGLYQKSSMKTLAYLFSGAAAAAEAESGGGGGKKGAKKKGSSFQTVSALFRENLNKLMTNLRSTHPHFVRCIIPNETKTPGAMEHELVLHQLRCNGVLEGIRICRKGFPSRILYADFKQRYKVLNASAIPEGQFIDSKKASEKLLGSIDIDHTQYKFGHTKVFFKAGLLGLLEEMRDDKLAQLITRTQAMCRGYLARVEYQKMVERRESIFCIQYNVRAFMNVKHWPWMKLYFKIKPLLKSAETEKEMANMKEEFEKTKENLAKAEAKRKELEEKMVALMQEKNDLQLQVQSEADSLADAEERCDQLIKTKIQLEAKIKEVTERAEDEEEINAELTAKKRKLEDECSELKKDIDDLELTLAKVEKEKHATENKVKNLTEEMAGLDETIAKLTKEKKALQEAHQQTLDDLQAEEDKVNTLTKAKIKLEQQVDDLEGSLEQEKKIRMDLERAKRKLEGDLKLAQESTMDVENDKQQLDEKLKKKEFEMSNLQSKIEDEQALGMQLQKKIKELQARIEELEEEIEAERASRAKAEKQRSDLSRELEEISERLEEAGGATSAQIEMNKKREAEFQKMRRDLEEATLQHEATAATLRKKHADSVAELGEQIDNLQRVKQKLEKEKSEMKMEIDDLASNMEVISKSKGNLEKMCRTLEDQVSELKTKEEEQQRLINELTAQRGRLQTESGEYSRQLDEKDSLVSQLSRGKQAFTQQIEELKRQLEEEVKAKSALAHALQSSRHDCDLLREQYEEEQEAKAELQRAMSKANSEVAQWRTKYETDAIQRTEELEEAKKKLAQRLQDAEEHVEAVNAKCASLEKTKQRLQNEVEDLMIDVERTNAACAALDKKQRNFDKILAEWKQKYEETHAELEASQKESRSLSTELFKIKNAYEESLDQLETLKRENKNLQQEISDLTEQIAEGGKRIHELEKIKKQIEQEKSELQAALEEAEASLEHEEGKILRIQLELNQVKSEIDRKIAEKDEEIDQLKRNHIRVVESMQSTLDAEIRSRNDAIRIKKKMEGDLNEMEIQLNHSNRMAAEALRNYRNTQGILKDTQLHLDDALRGQEDLKEQLAMVERRANLLQAEIEELRATLEQTERSRKIAEQELLDASERVQLLHTQNTSLINTKKKLETDISQIQGEMEDIVQEARNAEEKAKKAITDAAMMAEELKKEQDTSAHLERMKKNLEQTVKDLQHRLDEAEQLALKGGKKQIQKLEARVRELEGEVENEQKRNVEAIKGLRKHERRVKELTYQTEEDRKNVLRLQDLVDKLQSKVKAYKRQAEEAEEQSNVNLAKFRKIQHELEEAEERADIAESQVNKLRVKSREVHTKIISEE, from the exons ATGAGTTCCGACGCCGAGATGGCCGTTTTCGGGGAGGCTGCTCCTTACCTCCGGAAGTCTGAAAAGGAGCGAATCGAGGCTCAGAACAAGCCTTTTGATGCCAAGTCATCCGTGTTTGTGGTGGATGCTAAGGAGTCTTTTGTAAAAGCAACGGTGCAGAGcagggaaggggggaaggtgACAGCCAAGACCGAAGGTGGCGCT ACTGTAACAGTAAAAGATGATCAAGTCTTCCCCATGAACCCTCCCAAGTACGACAAGATCGAGGACATGGCCATGATGACCCACCTCCACGAGCCTGCTGTGCTGTACAACCTCAAAGAGCGTTACGCAGCCTGGATGATCTAC ACCTACTCGGGCCTGTTCTGTGTCACTGTCAACCCCTACAAGTGGCTGCCAGTGTATAATGCAGAGGTGGTGGCAGCTTACCGAGGCAAAAAGCGCCAGGAGGCCCCGCCCCACATCTTCTCTATCTCTGACAACGCCTACCAGTTCATGTTGACAG ATCGGGAGAACCAGTCTATTTTGATCAC CGGAGAATCTGGGGCTGGGAAGACTGTGAACACGAAGCGTGTCATCCAGTACTTTGCAACAATTGCAGTCActggggagaagaagaaggaggaagcacCTTCTGGCAAAATGCAG GGGACCCTGGAGGATCAAATCATCAGTGCCAATCCTCTGCTGGAAGCCTTCGGGAATGCCAAGACCGTGAGGAATGACAACTCCTCTCGCTTT ggtaaATTCATCAGGATCCACTTTGGTACCACAGGGAAGCTGGCTTCTGCTGATATTGAAACAT ATCTTCTGGAGAAGTCTAGAGTCACCTTCCAGCTAAAAGCTGAGAGAAGCTACCATATTTTTTACCAGATCATGTCTAACAAGAAGCCAGATCTAATTG AAATGCTCCTGATCACCACCAACCCATACGACTACGCCTTTGTCAGTCAGGGGGAGATCACAGTGCCCAGCATTGATGACCAAGAAGAGTTGATGGCCACAGAT AGTGCCATTGATATTCTGGGCTTCACTTCTGATGAAAGAGTCTCCATCTATAAGCTCACGGGGGCTGTGATGCATTATGGGAACATGAAGTTCAAGCAGAAGCAACGTGAGGAGCAGGCTGAGCCGGATGGCACGGAAG TGGCTGACAAGGCTGCCTATCTCCAAAATCTGAACTCTGCTGACctgctcaaagccctgtgttaCCCCAGGGTCAAGGTCGGCAATGAGTATGTCACCAAAGGCCAGACTGTGCAGCAG GTGTACAACGCTGTGGGTGCCCTGGCCAAAGCTGTCTACGAGAAGATGTTCCTTTGGATGGTCACCCGCATCAACCAGCAGCTGGACACCAAGCAGCCCAGGCAGTACTTCATCGGGGTCTTGGACATCGCTGGCTTTGAGATCTTTGAT TTCAACAGCCTGGAGCAGCTGTGCATCAACTTCACCAACGAGAAACTGCAACAGTTTTTCAACCACCACATGTTCGTGCTGGAGCAGGAGGAGTACAAGAAGGAAGGCATCGAGTGGGAGTTCATCGACTTCGGGATGGACCTGGCGGCCTGCATCGAGCTCATCGAGAAG cCAATGGGCATCTTCTCCATCCTGGAAGAGGAGTGCATGTTCCCCAAAGCGACAGACACCTCCTTCAAGAACAAGCTGTATGAACAGCATCTTGGAAAGTCCAACAACTTCCAGAAGCCCAAACCCGCCAAAGGCAAGGTTGAGGCCCACTTCTCTCTGGTGCACTATGCCGGCACCGTTGACTACAACATCGCTGGCTGGCTGGACAAGAACAAGGACCCCCTGAATGAGACCGTGGTGGGGCTGTACCAGAAGTCTTCAATGAAAACTCTGGCTTACCTCTTCTCTGGGGCAGCAGCTGCTGCTGAAGCAG AGTCTGGTGGCGGTGGTGGAAAGAAAGGGGCAAAGAAGAAGGGTTCTTCCTTCCAGACTGTGTCAGCTCTCTTCAGG GAGAACCTGAATAAGCTGATGACCAATCTGAGGAGCACTCACCCCCACTTTGTCCGGTGCATCATCCCCAATGAGACTAAGACGCCTG GTGCCATGGAGCACGAACTGGTCCTGCACCAGCTGAGGTGTAACGGGGTACTGGAAGGCATCCGCATCTGCAGGAAGGGGTTCCCCAGCAGGATCCTCTACGCAGACTTCAAGCAGAG ATACAAGGTGTTAAATGCAAGTGCCATCCCCGAGGGACAATTCATCGATAGCAAGAAGGCTTCTGAGAAGCTCCTTGGCTCCATCGACATTGACCACACTCAGTATAAGTTTGGTCACACCAAG GTCTTTTTCAAAGCTGGTCTTCTGGGGCTCCTAGAGGAGATGAGAGATGACAAGTTGGCCCAGCTGATTACCCGGACGCAGGCCATGTGCCGAGGGTACTTGGCAAGAGTGGAGTACCAGAAGATGGTGGAGCGAAG AGAGTCCATCTTCTGCATCCAGTACAACGTCCGAGCCTTCATGAATGTGAAACACTGGCCCTGGATGAAGCTGTATTTCAAGATCAAACCTCTCTTGAAGAGTGCCgagacagagaaggagatggCCAACATGAAGGAAGAGTttgaaaaaactaaagaaaacctTGCAAAGGCAGAGGCCAAAAGGAAAGAGCTAGAAGAAAAGATGGTGGCTCTGATGCAGGAGAAAAATGACCTGCAGCTCCAAGTTCAGTCT GAAGCAGACAGCTTGGCTGATGCTGAGGAAAGATGCGACCAGCTGATCAAAACCAAAATCCAGCTGGAGGCCAAAATCAAAGAGGTGACTGAGAGagcagaggatgaggaagagatcAACGCCGAGCTCACCGCCaagaagaggaagctggaggacgaGTGCTCAGAGCTGAAGAAAGACATCGATGACCTTGAGCTGACACTGGCCAAGGTTGAGAAGGAGAAGCACGCCACGGAGAACAAG GTGAAAAACCTCACAGAGGAGATGGCGGGCCTGGACGAAACCATCGCCAAGCTGACCAAGGAGAAGAAGGCCTTGCAGGAGGCCCACCAGCAGACCCTGGATGACCTGCAGGCAGAGGAGGACAAAGTCAACACCCTGACCAAAGCCAAAATCAAGCTGGAACAGCAAGTGGATGAC CTTGAAGGCTCTctggaacaagaaaagaaaatccggATGGATCTTGAAAGAGCCAAGAGGAAACTCGAGGGGGACCTAAAACTGGCCCAAGAGTCCACAATGGACGTAGAAAATGACAAACAGCAGCTCGATGAGAAACTCAAAAA GAAAGAGTTTGAAATGAGCAACCTGCAGAGCAAGATCGAGGATGAACAGGCCCTCGGCATGCAGCTGCAGAAGAAGATCAAGGAGTTGCAG GCTCGCAttgaggagctggaggaggaaatCGAGGCAGAGCGGGCCTCCAGGGCCAAAGCAGAGAAGCAGCGCTCTGACCTCTCCCGGGAACTGGAGGAGATCAGCGAGCGGCTGGAAGAAGCCGGCGGGGCCACTTCAGCCCAGATCGAGATGAACAAGAAGAGAGAGGCCGAGTTCCAGAAAATGCGCAGGGACCTGGAGGAGGCCACCCTGCAGCACGAAGCCACAGCAGCCACCCTGAGGAAGAAGCACGCGGACAGCGTGGCTGAGCTCGGGGAGCAGATCGACAACCTGCAGCGGGTGAAGCAGAagctggagaaggagaagagCGAGATGAAGATGGAGATCGACGACCTCGCTAGCAACATGGAGGTCATTTCCAAATCCAAG GGAAACCTTGAGAAGATGTGCCGCACTCTGGAGGACCAGGTGAGCGAGCTGAAGaccaaggaggaggagcagcagcggCTCATCAACGAGCTGACCGCGCAGAGGGGGCGTCTGCAGACAGAGTCAG GTGAATATTCACGCCAGCTGGATGAAAAGGATTCATTAGTTTCTCAGCTCTCCAGGGGCAAACAGGCATTCACTCAACAGATtgaggagctgaagaggcagctTGAAGAGGAAGTAAAG GCCAAGAGTGCCCTGGCTCATGCTCTTCAGTCCTCCCGCCATGACTGTGACCTTCTGCGGGAACAGTATGAAGAAGAACAGGAAGCCAAGGCTGAACTGCAGAGGGCCATGTCCAAGGCCAACAGTGAAGTGGCCCAGTGGAGGACGAAATATGAGACGGATGCCATCCAGCGCACGGAAGAACTGGAGGAGGCCAA GAAGAAGCTGGCTCAGCGTCTGCAGGATGCTGAGGAGCACGTAGAAGCCGTGAACGCCAAGTGTGCTTCCCTGGAGAAGACGAAGCAGAGGCTGCAGAATGAGGTGGAGGACCTCATGATTGATGTGGAGAGGACCAACGCTGCCTGTGCCGCCCTGGACAAGAAGCAGAGAAACTTCGACAAG ATCCTGGCAGAATGGAAACAGAAGTATGAGGAAACGCATGCTGAACTTGAAGCCTCCCAGAAGGAGTCCCGCTCTCTCAGCACAGAGTTGTTCAAGATTAAGAATGCTTATGAGGAATCTTTAGACCAACTTGAAACCTTGAAAAGGGAAAATAAGAATTTGCAAC AGGAGATCTCTGACCTCACTGAACAGATTGCAGAAGGAGGGAAACGTATCCAtgaactggaaaaaataaagaagcaaattGAGCAAGAAAAATCCGAGCTCCAGGCTGCTTTAGAGGAAGCAGAG GCATCTCTGGAGCACGAGGAGGGAAAGATCCTGCGCATCCAGCTGGAGCTGAACCAAGTCAAGTCTGAGATCGACAGGAAGATTGCTGAGAAGGATGAGGAAATTGACCAGCTGAAGAGAAACCACATTCGAGTCGTGGAGTCCATGCAGAGCACGCTGGATGCCGAGATCAGGAGCAGGAATGACGCCATCAGGATCAAGAAGAAGATGGAGGGAGACCTCAATGAGATGGAAATCCAGCTGAACCACTCCAACCGCATGGCTGCTGAGGCCCTGAGAAACTACAGGAACACCCAAGGCATCCTCAAG GACACCCAGTTGCACCTGGATGACGCTCTCCGGGGCCAGGAGGACCTGAAGGAGCAGCTGGCCATGGTGGAGCGCAGAGCCAACCTGCTGCAGGCTGAGATCGAGGAGCTGCGGGCCACTCTGGAGCAGactgagaggagcaggaagaTTGCAGAGCAGGAACTGCTGGACGCCAGTGAGCGCGTGCAGCTCCTCCACACCCAG AACACCAGCCTCATCAACAccaagaagaagctggagacagACATTTCCCAGATCCAGGGAGAGATGGAGGACATCGTCCAGGAAGCCCGCAATGCAGAAGAGAAGGCCAAGAAAGCCATCACTGAC GCCGCCATGATGGCGGAGGAGCTGAAGAAGGAGCAGGACACCAGCGCCCATCTGGAGCGGATGAAGAAGAACCTGGAGCAGACGGTGAAGGACCTGCAGCACCGTCTGGACGAGGCTGAGCAGCTGGCGCTGAAGGGCGGCAAGAAGCAGATCCAGAAACTGGAGGCCAGG GTCCGTGAACTTGAAGGAGAAGTTGAAAACGAACAGAAGCGCAATGTTGAAGCTATCAAGGGTCTGCGCAAACATGAGAGAAGAGTGAAAGAACTCACTTACCAA ACTGAGGAAGACCGCAAGAACGTTCTCAGGCTCCAGGACCTTGTGGACAAACTGCAATCAAAGGTCAAAGCATACAAGAGACAAGCCGAGGAAGCG GAGGAACAATCCAACGTCAACCTGGCCAAGTTCCGCAAGATCCAGCACGAGCTGGAGGAAGCCGAGGAGCGGGCTGACATCGCCGAGTCCCAGGTCAACAAGCTGCGGGTGAAGAGCCGCGAGGTTCACACCAAAATCATAAGCGAAGAGTGA